The following coding sequences are from one Triticum dicoccoides isolate Atlit2015 ecotype Zavitan chromosome 4A, WEW_v2.0, whole genome shotgun sequence window:
- the LOC119289042 gene encoding heavy metal-associated isoprenylated plant protein 7-like, translating into MAKTRAKKAALAAGDARSTGKEGDKAPAKGGSDAPTNGVVVSVPVHCDGCARKVRRSLLRLDGVEEVIVDHSTNTVVVSGQKALQNPIMVVEAVKRRTGKKALLLSPSPEKLPPPVKSEDTKKHDGAGAPDMKKDAAEFDMEMVVVLKIELHCEDCSEEMKRRILKIKGVEEAVPHIKSSQMMVKGTVEPATLVGFIHKCTGRKAAILRAEPLHEDTPAAAMAEDAPAADANPEKQEPSDNLENKNGGAEEETKQEVKTGEEGAETEKPGKGDGDGVEKETVVEETQGKEHLFKLPVPASLVAVAPEAEKMTAMNGLYQYNYHPEAYPYAYPHYAYQQYHQYPYAANPATYYGPCPQHYPPQTFGDQSPDACTIM; encoded by the exons ATGGCCAAG ACGAGGGCGAAGAAGGCGGCGTTGGCGGCCGGTGATGCCCGGAGCACTGGGAAGGAAGGGGACAAGGCGCCGGCGAAGGGAGGCAGCGATGCGCCGACGAACGGGGTGGTGGTAAGCGTGCCGGTCCACTGCGATGGCTGCGCCAGGAAGGTGCGCCGGTCTCTGCTGCGCCTCGATG GGGTTGAGGAGGTGATCGTGGATCACTCGACCAACACGGTGGTGGTAAGTGGCCAGAAGGCGCTGCAGAACCCGATCATGGTGGTCGAGGCGGTCAAGAGGAGGACCGGGAAGAAGGCGCTGCTGCTGAGCCCATCGCCGGAGAAGCTTCCACCGCCGGTGAAAAGTGAGGATACCAAGAAACACGACGGTGCAGGGGCGCCAGACATGAAAAAGGATGCAGCGGAGTTCGACATG GAAATGGTTGTAGTGCTTAAGATCGAATTGCACTGTGAAGATTGCAGTGAGGAGATGAAGAGGAGGATACTCAAGATAAAAG GAGTGGAGGAGGCCGTGCCGCACATCAAATCTTCACAGATGATGGTGAAAGGGACGGTCGAGCCAGCGACCCTAGTAGGCTTCATCCACAAGTGCACGGGGAGGAAGGCTGCCATCCTAAGAGCTGAGCCACTGCATGAGGATACGCCAGCAGCAGCCATGGCTGAGGATGCGCCTGCAGCGGATGCCAATCCCGAGAAGCAAGAACCATCTGATAATCTGGAAAACAAAAATGGAGGAGCAGAAGAAGAGACCAAACAAGAGGTGAAGACAGGAGAAGAAGGGGCTGAAACGGAGAAGCCAGGCAAAGGGGACGGAGACGGGGTTGAGAAGGAGACGGTTGTAGAGGAGACCCAAGGGAAGGAACACCTATTCAAGCTGCCTGTGCCGGCTTCACTTGTTGCGGTGGCGCCGGAGGCGGAGAAGATGACGGCCATGAACGGCCTCTACCAGTACAACTACCACCCAGAAGCCTACCCTTATGCGTACCCGCACTATGCTTATCAGCAGTACCACCAATACCCATATGCGGCCAATCCTGCAACGTATTACGGGCCGTGTCCGCAGCACTATCCGCCACAGACTTTCGGCGATCAGAGCCCAGATGCATGCACCATCATGTGA